The following proteins are co-located in the Telopea speciosissima isolate NSW1024214 ecotype Mountain lineage chromosome 9, Tspe_v1, whole genome shotgun sequence genome:
- the LOC122639262 gene encoding peroxidase 7-like → MVVPPAESLAISYYQNSCPEAEAIIYRKVNQWVNSDYTLAAAILRLHFHDCAIRGCDASILLNHVGSERQAPNSKTLRGFELIDDIKAELEKSCPKTVSCADILTAAARDATVKLGGPFWEVPLGRKDGFVSIAKEADMVPMGHETVTQLIEFCQARGLNIVDLVVLSGAHTIGRSTCDSLQFRLYNFNGTKKPDPSIDWKYLNFLRRKCRWASEYVELDGTTPMKFDAIYYTNLEKKMGLLATDQELAEDARTAPLVTALAGQPYMFTSQFAVSMVNLGNVQVLTGIHEGEIRQNCNWVNPPLPSLPHPHGLHIP, encoded by the exons ATGGTTGTACCGCCAGCAGAGTCATTGGCTATCTCTTATTATCAAAATAGTTGCCCTGAAGCAGAGGCCATTATCTATAGAAAAGTGAATCAATGGGTTAACAGTGATTACACACTTGCGGCTGCGATTCTCAGGCTCCACTTCCACGACTGTGCCATTAgg GGATGTGATGCTTCCATTCTACTAAACCATGTAGGGAGTGAGAGACAGGCACCAAATAGCAAGACTCTCAGAGGATTTGAATTGATAGATGACATCAAAGCAGAGCTTGAGAAGAGTTGCCCCAAGACCGTGTCTTGTGCTGATATTCTCACAGCTGCAGCTAGGGATGCTACTGTCAAGCTTGGTGGTCCATTCTGGGAGGTTCCCTTGGGAAGGAAGGATGGTTTTGTTTCCATTGCTAAGGAAGCCGATATGGTTCCTATGGGCCATGAAACTGTCACTCAACTCATTGAATTTTGTCAAGCTCGTGGCTTGAATATTGTTGATTTGGTTGTTCtctcag GGGCACACACCATTGGAAGGAGTACCTGTGATTCCCTACAGTTCAGGCTCTATAACTTCAATGGAACTAAAAAACCTGATCCATCCATTGACTGGAAGTATCTCAATTTCTTGAGAAGAAAATGCAGATGGGCATCAGAATATGTAGAGCTTGACGGGACAACCCCAATGAAATTCGATGCGATTTACTACACTAATCttgagaagaagatgggattgCTAGCCACAGATCAAGAGCTAGCCGAGGATGCAAGGACTGCACCTCTTGTTACCGCATTGGCTGGTCAACCCTATATGTTCACCTCTCAGTTTGCTGTGTCAATGGTCAACCTCGGAAATGTCCAAGTTCTCACAGGCATTCATGAAGGAGAAATCAGACAGAATTGCAATTGGGTCaatcctcctcttccttctcttcctcatcCTCATGGCCTCCACATTCCTTAA
- the LOC122639263 gene encoding oxygen-evolving enhancer protein 1, chloroplastic-like — protein sequence MKGGNPILQDAFTIRFIGPTHAQGPHSPTENPRHIFLYSLDFNVTAQVKKEYTLNPITLPETIAASLQAAATLMQRTQVRASARVRSSQSVSKTFGYELAVARLTCSLQSDFKDLALKYVDATKIAGFALATSTLVVLGADAEGVPKRLTYDEIQSKTYMEVKGTGTANQCPTIEGGVETFAFKPGKYSMKKFCLEPTSFTVKAEGVRKNAPAEFQKTKLMTRLTYTLDEIERPFEVVPDGTMVLEATPLILILIIIRALYFAIT from the exons atgaaaggtggaaatcccatcCTTCAAGATGCTTTCACGATCCGTTTCATTGGCCCTACTCATGCACAAGGCCCACACTCTCCCACAGAAAATCCTCGccatatatttttatattcacTTGACTTCAATGTTACAG CGCAAGTGAAGAAGGAATATACGCTAAACCCAATCACACTCCCGGAAACTATAGCAGCTTCTCTCCAAGCGGCGGCTACACTCATGCAACGGACCCAGGTCAGGGCATCAGCTCGGGTTAGATCCTCACAGAGCGTTAGCAAGACTTTCGGCTACGAGCTAGCCGTCGCCAGACTGACATGCTCTCTGCAGAGCGACTTCAAAGACCTAGCCCTAAAGTACGTCGATGCCACCAAGATCGCTGGTTTCGCCCTCGCTACCTCAACCCTTGTCGTTTTG GGAGCCGATGCAGAAGGAGTGCCCAAAAGACTAACCTACGATGAAATCCAGAGCAAGACGTACATGGAAGTGAAGGGAACGGGAACTGCAAACCAGTGCCCAACCATTGAAGGTGGTGTAGAAACCTTTGCCTTCAAGCCAGGCAAGTACAGTATGAAGAAGTTCTGCTTGGAGCCAACGTCGTTCACTGTCAAGGCCGAGGGTGTGAGAAAGAACGCCCCAGCTGAATTCCAGAAGACGAAGCTTATGACCCGTTTGACCTACACTTTGGACGAGATTGAACGACCCTTCGAGGTTGTCCCCGACGGTACAATGGTGCtagag GCAACACCATTGATATTGATATTAATAATCATTCGAGCTCTCTACTTTGCTATTACATAA
- the LOC122639947 gene encoding metacaspase-4-like: protein MAKKAVLIGCNYPGTKAELKGCINDVRRMYRCLIERYGFAEDDITVLIDTDSSYTKPTGKNIRRTLDDLVGSADPGDYLFVHYSGHGTRLPAETGEEDDTGYDECIVPCDMNLITDVDFRDLVDKVPEGCRITIVSDSCHSGGLIVKEKEQIGESSKNGSHVSDSGGFGFRHFLQQTVEDAFESRGIHLPSGDHHRQHHQHHHHNHVPDEEDVDRSTESDSGHRIKNRSLPLSTLIEILKQKTGKEDIDVGKLRPTLFDIFGDDASPKVKKFMKVIMDKLKHGEGEGGNGSGGGFLGMVGNLAQEFLKQKLEENDEDYVKPAMQTEVSSKHEAYAGAKTRLLPDNGILLSGCQSDETSADATPSGNSKEAYGAFSNAIQTIIAESDGAITNQELVLKARRMLKSQGFTQRPGLYCSDYHVHVPFVA, encoded by the exons ATGGCGAAGAAGGCAGTTCTGATTGGATGCAATTACCCGGGAACGAAGGCGGAGCTGAAGGGATGCATCAACGACGTACGACGTATGTACAGATGCCTCATCGAACGTTATGGATTCGCCGAAGATGATATCACCGTCTTGATCGACACTGATTCCTCCTACACTAAGCCCACCGGCAAGAACATCCGACGTACCCTCGACGATCTCGTCGGCTCCGCCGATCCTGGAGATTACCTCTTCGTCCACTACAGCGGCCATGGAACCCGTCTCCCTGCCGAGACAGGGGAGGAAGATGACACCGGCTACGACGAATGCATTGTCCCTTGCGATATGAATCTCATCACAG ACGTCGATTTCAGGGATTTAGTAGACAAAGTCCCTGAAGGGTGTCGGATAACAATTGTTTCAGATTCGTGCCACAGCGGTGGCCTAATAgttaaggaaaaagaacagaTTGGGGAGAGCAGCAAGAATGGCTCCCATGTATCAGACTCTGGTGGATTTGGGTTCAGACACTTCTTGCAACAAACCGTTGAAGACGCATTCGAGTCCCGTGGAATTCATCTCCCTTCAGGGGACCACCATCGCCaacaccaccaacatcaccaccacaaCCATGTTCCCGATGAAGAAGATGTTGATCGATCCACAGAGAGTGATAGTGGCCACCGCATCAAGAATCGGTCTCTGCCACTGTCGACTCTTATAGAGATACTGAAGCAGAAGACCGGCAAAGAAGACATCGATGTAGGGAAGCTAAGGCCAACTCTGTTCGACATCTTCGGTGACGATGCAAGTCCTAAGGTGAAGAAGTTCATGAAGGTAATCATGGACAAGCTGAAACACGGTGAAGGAGAAGGTGGAAATGGCAGCGGGGGTGGGTTCCTGGGTATGGTTGGGAATCTGGCGCAGGAGTTCCTGAAGCAGAAACTGGAGGAAAACGATGAGGATTACGTGAAACCTGCAATGCAAACGGAGGTGTCTAGCAAACACGAAGCTTACGCAGGAGCCAAAACAAGGTTGCTTCCTGATAATGGAATTCTACTTAGTGGGTGCCAGAGTGACGAAACATCTGCGGATGCAACCCCTTCAGGCAATTCTAAAGAAGCATATGGTGCTTTCAGCAATGCAATCCAGACTATAATTGCTGAATCCGATGGAGCAATTACCAACCAGGAGCTAGTGTTGAAGGCTAGAAGAATGCTCAAGAGCCAGGGATTCACTCAACGACCAGGCCTCTACTGCAGTGATTATCATGTCCATGTTCCTTTCGTTGCTTGA
- the LOC122639948 gene encoding metacaspase-4-like, which yields MAKKAVLIGCNYPGTKAELKGCINDVRRMYRCLIERYGFAEDDITVLIDTDDSYAEPTGKNIRRALADLVRSAEPGDFLFVHYSGHGTRLPAETGEDDDTGYDECIVPSDMNLITDDDFRDLVDKVPEGCRITIVSDSCHSGGLIDEAKEQIGESTKDASHESESSGGFGFKKFLQRSVEDAFESRGIHLPSGDHHRRHHHGPDEDVDREAELQYTESGHRIKNRSLPLSTLIEILKQKTGKEDIDVGKLRPTLFDIFGEDSSPKVKKFMNVIMNKLKHGEGEGGNGSGGGILGMVGSLAQEFLKQKLEENDEDYVKPALKTKVSSTHEAYAGTKKRSLPDSGILISGCQTDQTSADATPSGNPKEAYGALSNAIQSIIAESDGAITNQELVSKARKILKSQGFTQRPGLYCSDYHVDAPFVA from the exons ATGGCTAAGAAGGCGGTTCTGATTGGATGCAATTACCCGGGAACGAAGGCGGAGCTGAAGGGATGCATCAACGACGTCCGACGTATGTACAGATGCCTCATTGAACGTTATGGATTCGCCGAAGATGACATCACCGTCTTGATCGACACCGATGACTCCTACGCTGAGCCCACCGGCAAAAACATCCGACGTGCTCTTGCAGATCTCGTCCGCTCCGCCGAGCCTGGAGATTTCCTCTTCGTTCACTACAGCGGTCATGGCACACGTCTCCCTGCCGAGACAGGGGAGGACGATGACACCGGCTACGATGAATGCATTGTTCCTTCCGATATGAATCTCATTACAG ATGACGATTTCAGGGATTTAGTGGACAAAGTTCCAGAAGGATGTCGCATAACAATTGTGTCAGATTCGTGCCACAGCGGTGGCCTAATAGATGAGGCCAAGGAACAGATTGGGGAGAGCACCAAGGATGCCTCCCATGAATCAGAGTCTAGTGGTGGCTTTGGGTTCAAAAAGTTCTTGCAACGGTCGGTTGAAGACGCATTCGAGTCCCGTGGAATTCATCTCCCTTCAGGAGATCACCATCGCCGCCACCACCATGGTCCCGATGAAGATGTGGATCGTGAAGCAGAGCTCCAATACACAGAGAGTGGTCACCGTATCAAGAACCGATCTCTGCCACTGTCGACTCTGATAGAGATACTGAAGCAGAAGACGGGCAAGGAAGACATCGATGTAGGGAAGTTGCGGCCGACCTTGTTCGACATCTTCGGCGAGGATTCAAGTCCTAAGGTGAAGAAGTTCATGAATGTCATCATGAACAAGCTGAAACACGGTGAAGGAGAAGGTGGAAATGGGAGCGGCGGTGGGATCCTGGGTATGGTTGGGAGTCTGGCGCAGGAGTTCCTGAAGCAGAAGCTGGAGGAAAACGATGAGGATTACGTGAAACCTGCGCTGAAAACGAAGGTGTCTAGCACACACGAAGCTTACGCAGGAACAAAAAAGCGGTCGCTTCCTGATAGTGGAATTCTGATTAGTGGCTGCCAGACTGACCAAACATCTGCGGATGCAACCCCTTCAGGAAATCCTAAAGAAGCATATGGTGCTCTCAGCAATGCAATCCAGTCTATAATTGCTGAATCCGATGGAGCAATTACCAACCAGGAGCTTGTGTCCAAGGCTAGAAAAATTCTCAAGAGCCAGGGATTCACTCAACGACCCGGCCTCTACTGCAGTGATTATCATGTCGATGCTCCTTTTGTTGCTTGA
- the LOC122639264 gene encoding E3 ubiquitin-protein ligase RGLG4-like, whose translation MAVASMYNLVIHQMNVKTAFLNGDLVEEIYIKQPEGYVVPGQEHKVYDMLIMGTSLDIIKQTKGFLMSKFDTKDMGDANGTIAYGLHYSGKPAVLEGYCDANWISDTKETLAISGYVFTLGGGAISWKSIKQSCVTGSTMEAEFIALEKMFRKLRRSNTGSSRKVASRALSGSSTISEASPSVTPRSLPVPHSGKTSSNKYAFIPDNFKTLEQVTAALRESGLESSNLILGIDFTKSNEWTGKHSFNNRSLHAIGNIPNPYEQAISIIGKTLAPFDEDNLIPCYGFGDATTHDQEVFSFHSDHTPCHGFEEVLTCYKQIVPNLRLSGPTSFGPVVEAAIDIVEKSGGQFHVLVIIADGQVTRSVDTKEGARSPQEESTINSICTASSYALAIVLVGVGDGPWDEMRRFDDRLPARKFDNFQFVNFTDIMSKNMNPSEKETAFALAALMEIPIQYKATMELGIHGHKTGRAKKIVPRPPPVPFMRRQQPVSEPSNAPVVSSGEPNQVCPICLTNEKNLAFGCGHLTCRDCGQSLSNCPICRAPIRSRLRVYTG comes from the exons ATGGCTGTTGCGTCTATGTATAATTTGGTTATACACCAAATGAACGTGAAAACAGCGTTTCTAAATGGCGACTTGGTAGAAGAAATATACATTAAGCAACCTGAAGGTTATGTTGTGCCTGGACAAGAACACAAGGTGT atgacatgttgataatgGGAACAAGTTTAGACATTATAAAGCAAACTAAAGGTTTCTTAATGTCTAAGTTTGATACAAAGGACATGGGGGATGCTAAT GGAACAATAGCCTATGGCCTTCACTATAGTGGAAAACCAGCCGTGTTAGAGGGCTATTGTGATGCTAACTGGATTTCAGATACCAAGGAAACATTAGCAATTAGTGGATATGTTTTCACATTAGGAGGTGGAGCGATTTCGTGGAAATCGATAAAGCAATCCTGTGTTACAGgatccaccatggaagctgagtttatagctttggaaaaGATG TTTCGAAAGCTTCGCCGGAGTAATACTGGAAGTAGTAGAAAGGTTGCATCGAGAGCTTTGTCAGGGTCTAGTACTATTTCTGAAGCCTCGCCGTCGGTCACCCCACGCAG tcttcctgtTCCTCACAGTGGCAAAACCTCGAGCAACAAATATGCGTTCATACCCGACAATTTCAAGACTCTCGAACag GTTACAGCTGCTTTGAGGGAATCAGGTCTTGAATCATCAAACCTTATTCTTGGGATTGACTTCACAAAAAGCAATGAATGGACAG GCAAACACTCATTCAATAACCGGAGCCTGCATGCGATTGGCAATATACCTAATCCATATGAGCAAGCTATTTCTATCATTGGCAAGACTTTGGCCCCCTTTGATGAAGACAACTTGATTCCCTGTTATGGGTTTGGTGATG CCACCACCCATGATCAAGAGGTGTTCAGTTTTCACAGTGATCATACTCCTTGTCATGGCTTTGAAGAGGTTTTAACGTGCTATAAACAGATTGTTCCAAACTTGCGATTGTCAG GGCCAACATCTTTTGGACCTGTAGTTGAGGCTGCAATTGACATTGTGGAGAAAAGTGGCGGACAATTTCATGTTTTGGTTATCATTGCTGATGGCCAG GTAACAAGAAGTGTTGATACGAAGGAAGGAGCTCGCAGCCCACAGGAAGAGAGTACAATTAACTCAATTTGCACTGCAAG TTCATATGCACTTGCAATTGTGCTTGTTGGAGTTGGTGATGGACCTTGGGATGAAATGAGGAGGTTTGATGATCGGCTCCCTGCACGCAAATTTGACAATTTTCAG TTTGTTAACTTCACTGATATCATGTCAAAAAACATGAACCCCTCCGAGAAAGAAACAGCATTTGCTCTAGCTGCACTGATGGAGATCCCTATCCAATATAAAGCAACAATGGAACTTGGAATCCATGG TCACAAAACAGGGAGAGCAAAGAAGATAGTTCCTCGCCCGCCTCCTGTTCCTTTCATGCGCCGACAACAGCCAGTTTCGGAACCAAGCAACGCCCCGGTTGTTAGTAGTGGTGAACCAAATCAA GTGTGCCCAATCTGCCTTACTAATGAAAAGAATTTAGCGTTTGGGTGTGGGCATCTG ACTTGTAGAGATTGCGGTCAAAGTTTGTCTAATTGTCCCATATGCCGTGCGCCAATTAGGTCTCGTCTCAGAGTATATACTGGTTGA